The following are encoded in a window of Halorarum salinum genomic DNA:
- a CDS encoding carotenoid oxygenase family protein, which produces MSAPYAPGFRSLTNEVTDHRPPVEGSIPEWLSGTLVRNGPGRFDVGSERLTHWFDGLAMLRRYAFDDGEITYSNRFLRTNAYEDALHGTLTGQFATDTRGWRKVLSWLRSLGPPDSTDNANVHVARLDGEYVALTEAPRRVAFDPRTLGTRGEFTFEDELTEHVATAHLVDDPHRREWVGFATQFGRRPRYHLYRIPVGSRSREVIASIDADGPAYVHDCSVTADHVVVVETPLVISVLRALSPFSEGVLDAFDWRPERGTRVLVVDRETGDLVADPTLPPAFVFHHVNAYADGDTVVLDLVEYPNADVVEAMRLDRLAGDGSDAVSGFPDVPDGYPVRYRIDTRRGIVDRARLHPTGMELPRVPRRVVGRRHRYAYGQGTDRDGANGLVKLDCEAGTTREWWERSVFVEEPVPVRRPGGTDEDDGVVVATALDADRERTLLLVFDAATLDLLARTVLPHAEPFGFHGRFFAEA; this is translated from the coding sequence ATGTCGGCGCCCTACGCTCCGGGGTTCCGTTCGTTGACGAACGAGGTCACCGACCACCGCCCCCCGGTGGAGGGATCGATCCCCGAGTGGCTCTCGGGGACGCTCGTTCGCAACGGACCCGGTCGCTTCGACGTCGGGTCCGAACGCCTCACCCACTGGTTCGACGGGTTGGCGATGCTCCGTCGCTACGCCTTCGACGACGGCGAGATCACCTACTCGAACAGGTTCCTCCGGACGAACGCGTACGAGGACGCGTTGCACGGGACGCTAACCGGGCAGTTCGCCACCGACACGCGCGGCTGGCGGAAGGTCCTCTCGTGGCTCCGGTCGCTCGGGCCGCCGGACAGCACGGACAACGCGAACGTCCACGTCGCCCGTCTCGACGGCGAGTACGTCGCGCTCACCGAAGCCCCGCGCCGGGTCGCCTTCGATCCGCGGACGCTCGGAACGCGCGGGGAGTTCACGTTCGAGGACGAACTGACCGAACACGTCGCGACCGCGCATCTCGTCGACGACCCCCACCGCCGGGAGTGGGTGGGGTTCGCGACCCAGTTCGGGCGGCGGCCCCGGTACCACCTCTACCGGATTCCCGTGGGGAGCAGGTCGCGTGAGGTGATCGCGTCGATCGACGCCGACGGGCCGGCGTACGTCCACGATTGCAGCGTCACTGCCGACCACGTCGTCGTCGTCGAGACGCCGCTGGTGATCTCCGTGCTGCGGGCGCTCAGCCCGTTCTCCGAGGGTGTACTCGACGCGTTCGACTGGCGGCCCGAGCGGGGGACGCGCGTGCTGGTCGTCGATCGGGAGACCGGCGACCTGGTGGCCGACCCGACGCTCCCGCCCGCGTTCGTGTTCCACCACGTCAACGCCTACGCCGACGGCGACACGGTGGTACTGGACCTCGTCGAGTACCCGAACGCGGACGTCGTCGAGGCGATGCGGCTGGACCGTCTCGCCGGTGACGGGTCCGATGCCGTGTCGGGGTTCCCGGACGTTCCGGACGGGTACCCGGTACGGTATCGAATCGACACGCGACGCGGCATCGTCGATCGCGCTCGACTCCATCCGACTGGGATGGAGCTGCCGCGCGTCCCACGTCGCGTCGTCGGCCGCCGGCATCGCTACGCGTACGGTCAGGGGACGGACCGCGACGGCGCGAACGGCCTCGTGAAACTCGACTGCGAGGCCGGAACGACGCGCGAGTGGTGGGAGCGGTCGGTGTTCGTGGAGGAACCGGTTCCCGTACGGCGACCGGGCGGGACCGACGAGGACGACGGCGTGGTGGTGGCGACGGCGCTCGACGCCGACCGCGAGCGGACGCTCCTCCTCGTCTTCGACGCCGCGACGCTCGACCTCCTGGCCCGGACGGTCCTCCCGCACGCGGAGCCGTTCGGCTTCCACGGCCGGTTCTTCGCGGAGGCGTGA
- the hisA gene encoding 1-(5-phosphoribosyl)-5-[(5-phosphoribosylamino)methylideneamino]imidazole-4-carboxamide isomerase: MTQFPEFEVVPAVDVKDGETVQLVGGEPGTGSRHGDPVEVAERWVREGARTLHLVDLDGAFVGERENAPALEAIVDAVGDEVGLQVGGGIRSAGDAAALLDRGVDRVILGTAAVENPDVVAEISAEYPGSVMVSLDAKDGEVVVSGWTEGTGLDPAEAAGRYEELGAGAVLFTDVDVEGRLEGVNREAVERVVDAVEIPVVASGGVASLADVRELREAGAAAVVVGTALYEGRFTLREALDA, encoded by the coding sequence ATGACGCAGTTCCCCGAGTTCGAGGTCGTTCCGGCGGTGGACGTGAAGGACGGCGAGACCGTCCAGCTCGTCGGGGGCGAGCCGGGAACCGGCTCGCGCCACGGCGACCCGGTCGAGGTCGCCGAGCGCTGGGTCCGGGAGGGCGCGCGGACGCTCCACCTCGTCGACCTCGACGGCGCGTTCGTCGGCGAGCGGGAGAACGCGCCCGCACTCGAGGCCATCGTCGACGCCGTCGGCGACGAGGTCGGCCTCCAGGTGGGCGGCGGCATCCGCTCGGCGGGCGACGCGGCCGCGCTGCTCGACCGCGGCGTCGACCGCGTGATCCTCGGCACCGCCGCGGTCGAGAACCCCGACGTCGTCGCCGAGATATCGGCGGAGTACCCGGGGAGCGTGATGGTCAGCCTCGACGCGAAGGACGGCGAGGTCGTCGTCTCCGGCTGGACCGAGGGCACCGGGCTCGACCCCGCCGAGGCGGCGGGCCGCTACGAGGAGCTCGGCGCCGGCGCCGTCCTCTTCACCGACGTGGACGTCGAGGGACGGCTCGAAGGGGTGAACCGCGAGGCGGTCGAGCGCGTCGTCGACGCCGTGGAGATCCCGGTCGTCGCCTCCGGCGGGGTCGCCTCGCTGGCGGACGTGCGGGAACTGCGCGAGGCCGGCGCCGCCGCGGTCGTGGTCGGCACCGCCCTGTACGAGGGGCGGTTCACGCTCCGCGAGGCGCTGGACGCCTGA
- a CDS encoding CheF family chemotaxis protein has translation MSESVVADFVGRFFAAGVAGEPPTGRILLSERRLVLATDDLRETVPLSSVFDVKVGQVPPEMAPYFDDTVTLAYRVDDERRVAAVEGSDTNIDRFATVLFKVLLNETPALVRHPARRGGRVTDASSERASLRLEHGKLTFVRETDPFTVDLETVVAVEREDRDLGNGPRPVVTFRHIDDGTAVTSEVGIGSGRKTNLLGRYIRLRYADVKEELEDVSLGEDELEVLVSLYSAGEGVSLSAIVDIDPQRLTMLLNGLAEQGIVVDTETGTELTAKGRVVVGQRLESVNT, from the coding sequence ATGAGCGAGTCGGTCGTCGCGGACTTCGTCGGCCGCTTCTTCGCGGCCGGCGTCGCGGGCGAGCCCCCGACGGGCCGCATCCTGCTCAGCGAGCGACGGCTCGTGCTCGCGACCGACGACCTGCGGGAGACGGTCCCCCTCTCGTCGGTGTTCGACGTGAAGGTGGGGCAGGTCCCCCCGGAGATGGCGCCCTACTTCGACGACACCGTCACCCTCGCCTACCGCGTCGACGACGAGCGGCGGGTCGCCGCCGTCGAGGGCTCGGACACGAACATCGACCGGTTCGCCACGGTGCTGTTCAAGGTGCTGCTCAACGAGACGCCCGCGCTCGTTCGCCACCCGGCGCGGCGGGGCGGTCGGGTCACGGACGCGTCCTCCGAGCGGGCGTCGCTCCGACTCGAACACGGCAAACTCACGTTCGTCCGCGAGACGGACCCGTTCACGGTCGACCTGGAGACGGTCGTCGCCGTCGAGCGCGAGGACCGCGACCTCGGCAACGGCCCGCGCCCGGTGGTCACCTTCCGGCACATCGACGACGGCACCGCGGTCACCTCCGAGGTCGGCATCGGCTCCGGGCGGAAGACGAACCTGCTCGGGCGGTACATCCGGCTCCGGTACGCCGACGTGAAGGAGGAACTCGAGGACGTCAGCCTCGGCGAGGACGAACTGGAGGTGCTCGTCTCGCTCTACTCGGCGGGCGAGGGCGTCTCGCTGTCGGCCATCGTGGACATCGACCCCCAGCGGCTCACCATGCTGTTGAACGGCCTCGCCGAGCAGGGAATCGTCGTGGACACGGAGACGGGGACCGAGTTGACCGCGAAGGGCCGGGTCGTCGTGGGCCAGCGGCTGGAGTCGGTGAACACCTGA
- a CDS encoding zinc-dependent alcohol dehydrogenase — translation MRALCWHGVNDLRVNDVPEPELVNPRDVVLRVRLTTACGSDLHFIDGYLPTMREGDVIGHEFMGEVAAVGRKVDDVEEGDRVVVPSFVGCGNCGYCRGDLWSLCDNTNPNPELQEPVLGDATAGIYGYTHAFGGYAGSHAEYVRVPHADVNCFHVPDELSDEQALFASDAWPTGYMGADFCDIRPGDTVAVWGCGGVGLMAQGSAALMGAERVVGIDRFPERLRMAREEAGSETIDYTEVDSVVDTLKRMTGGRGPDACIDAVGMEAHGTGLAHAYDRAKQTLRLHTDRGEALRQAIVACRKGGTLSILGVYGLMDKFPLGIVMNKGLTVRTAQQHGQAYVPRLLEHVAEGEMDPSYLATHELPLEDAVRGYDLFKHKEDGCVRPVFAP, via the coding sequence GTGAGGGCCCTCTGCTGGCACGGCGTGAACGACCTGCGCGTGAACGACGTCCCCGAGCCCGAACTCGTCAACCCGCGCGACGTCGTCCTCCGGGTTCGGCTGACGACGGCCTGCGGCTCGGACCTCCACTTCATCGACGGCTACCTCCCGACGATGCGCGAGGGCGACGTCATCGGCCACGAGTTCATGGGCGAGGTGGCCGCGGTCGGCAGGAAGGTGGACGACGTCGAGGAGGGCGACCGCGTGGTCGTCCCGTCGTTCGTCGGCTGCGGCAACTGCGGCTACTGCCGGGGGGACCTCTGGTCGCTCTGCGACAACACGAACCCGAACCCGGAGCTCCAGGAGCCGGTGCTCGGCGACGCGACCGCCGGCATCTACGGCTACACCCACGCCTTCGGCGGCTACGCCGGTTCGCACGCCGAGTACGTCCGGGTGCCCCACGCCGACGTCAACTGCTTCCACGTCCCCGACGAACTGAGCGACGAGCAGGCGCTGTTCGCCTCCGACGCCTGGCCGACCGGCTACATGGGTGCGGACTTCTGCGACATCCGGCCAGGCGACACCGTCGCCGTCTGGGGCTGTGGTGGGGTGGGGCTGATGGCACAGGGGAGCGCGGCCCTGATGGGCGCCGAGCGCGTCGTCGGCATCGACCGCTTCCCCGAGCGCCTCCGGATGGCGCGCGAGGAGGCGGGGTCCGAGACCATCGACTACACCGAGGTGGACAGCGTCGTCGACACGCTGAAGCGGATGACCGGCGGGCGGGGCCCCGACGCCTGCATCGACGCGGTCGGGATGGAGGCGCACGGCACCGGACTCGCCCACGCCTACGACCGTGCGAAGCAGACGCTCCGACTCCACACCGACCGTGGCGAGGCGCTGCGCCAGGCCATCGTCGCCTGCCGCAAGGGCGGGACGCTGTCGATCCTGGGCGTCTACGGGCTGATGGACAAGTTCCCGCTGGGAATCGTGATGAACAAGGGGCTCACCGTGCGGACGGCCCAGCAGCACGGGCAGGCGTACGTCCCGCGACTGCTGGAGCACGTCGCGGAGGGCGAGATGGACCCCTCCTACCTCGCGACCCACGAACTCCCGCTCGAGGACGCCGTGCGCGGCTACGACCTGTTCAAGCACAAGGAGGACGGCTGCGTCAGGCCGGTGTTCGCGCCCTGA
- the hisB gene encoding imidazoleglycerol-phosphate dehydratase HisB has translation MSDRTAAVTRGTAETEIELTLGVDGDGDHEVDTGVGFLDHMLAALAKHGLFDLTVRCDGDLEVDDHHTVEDVAIVLGEAFDEALGDRRGIRRYADRRVPLDEAVASVVVDVSGRPHFEWSGEFSQDRVGEFTSDMARHFAYSLATNAGLTLHASIESGVNAHHEVEALFKALARALDDATRLDERRSEVPSTKGDL, from the coding sequence ATGAGCGACCGTACGGCCGCCGTCACGCGGGGGACGGCGGAGACGGAGATCGAACTCACGCTGGGGGTCGACGGCGACGGCGACCACGAGGTCGACACCGGCGTCGGCTTTCTGGACCACATGCTCGCCGCGCTGGCGAAACACGGCCTGTTCGACCTGACCGTCCGGTGTGACGGCGACCTGGAGGTCGACGACCACCACACCGTGGAGGACGTGGCCATCGTGCTCGGCGAGGCGTTCGACGAGGCGCTCGGCGACCGGCGCGGCATCCGCCGCTACGCCGACCGCCGGGTGCCGCTGGACGAGGCCGTCGCGAGCGTCGTCGTGGACGTGTCCGGCCGGCCGCACTTCGAGTGGTCGGGGGAGTTCTCCCAGGACCGGGTGGGGGAGTTCACGAGCGACATGGCCCGCCACTTCGCCTACTCGCTGGCGACCAACGCCGGCCTGACGCTCCACGCGTCGATCGAGTCGGGCGTGAACGCCCACCACGAGGTCGAGGCGCTGTTCAAGGCGCTCGCGCGGGCGCTGGACGACGCGACGCGGCTGGACGAACGCCGGAGCGAGGTGCCGAGCACGAAGGGCGACCTCTGA
- a CDS encoding SRPBCC family protein gives MSPPPPSVATAGPPERPHAPHRSPVDGSPGTWERAATAALGGTLLARGLRRRSFGGAAAALGGGWLLYRAITGRGRSARTFVPAPTWSSSGSDRTGSGPSDGATTVERAVTVRGDADELAGVWRDPERLALVAGHVLEVTAGDGDGDGVAEDGNVEGGADQSDEGRLRWTVRGPLGRVLSWETRVVEERPGELLRWESVAGAAVPSEGEVRFDPAPGDRGTEVTLRVRFDPPGGRLGDAAMGRFGVVPDALVGGALRRFRSLVETGEVPTLEGNPSARGRGDLL, from the coding sequence ATGTCACCCCCACCACCGTCCGTGGCGACCGCCGGCCCGCCGGAACGCCCGCACGCGCCCCATCGATCGCCCGTCGACGGCTCCCCCGGAACGTGGGAGCGGGCGGCGACCGCGGCGCTCGGCGGAACGCTCCTGGCGCGCGGCCTCCGGCGGCGCTCGTTCGGGGGCGCGGCGGCGGCGCTCGGCGGCGGGTGGCTCCTGTACCGCGCGATCACCGGGCGCGGCCGGTCGGCCCGGACGTTCGTCCCGGCTCCGACGTGGTCGTCGAGCGGAAGCGACCGAACCGGCTCCGGACCGTCGGACGGCGCGACGACGGTCGAACGCGCCGTCACCGTCCGGGGAGACGCGGACGAACTCGCCGGGGTCTGGCGCGACCCGGAGCGACTGGCTCTCGTCGCGGGGCACGTCCTCGAGGTGACCGCCGGGGACGGGGACGGAGACGGGGTCGCGGAGGACGGAAACGTCGAAGGCGGAGCGGACCAAAGCGACGAGGGGCGACTGCGCTGGACCGTTCGCGGTCCGCTCGGCCGGGTCCTGTCGTGGGAGACGCGGGTCGTCGAGGAGCGCCCCGGCGAGCTCCTGCGCTGGGAGTCGGTCGCGGGCGCCGCGGTGCCCAGCGAGGGCGAGGTCCGGTTCGACCCGGCGCCGGGCGACCGGGGGACGGAGGTGACCCTCCGCGTCCGCTTCGACCCGCCCGGCGGCCGGCTCGGCGACGCGGCGATGGGACGGTTCGGCGTCGTGCCCGACGCGCTCGTGGGCGGGGCGCTCCGCCGCTTCCGGAGCCTCGTCGAGACGGGCGAGGTGCCGACGCTCGAGGGGAACCCCTCCGCCCGCGGGCGGGGTGATCTGCTGTGA
- a CDS encoding MFS transporter codes for MARARLFASFCGLVFLVNLARIVFAPLLDVFIGEFAIGEATAGLVVTLAWVGSASLRMPTGWLLTKVPRHHVVLGSGVILAVSSGIAATATTVRHLMAGAFLMGIASGVYFVSANPLLSELYPQRVGRVMGIHGGASQIAAVVAAPFVALTLLVDWRLSLWAIAAGAAAVTAYTWVAARGTDMPDAGEADRDFLAGALSEWRIIATTLAIVGAAVFVWQGVFNFYELYMQSKGLSDRAAGAMLTIVFAAGVPAFYFGGDLADRLPHVPYLLGIVGAFSASLLALTMAEGLLPLVVITAVVGFVVHALFPAVDTYLLDTLPDSTRGSAYAAFSSTWMLTQALGSYALGLFVERGYSYDSVFGGAALLLGASIVVLVFLERTGRLPS; via the coding sequence GTGGCCCGCGCTCGACTCTTCGCCTCCTTCTGTGGACTCGTCTTCCTCGTCAACCTCGCCAGGATCGTCTTCGCGCCGCTCCTGGACGTGTTCATCGGCGAGTTCGCCATCGGCGAGGCGACCGCCGGCCTCGTCGTGACGCTCGCGTGGGTGGGGAGCGCGTCCCTCCGGATGCCCACCGGGTGGCTCCTCACCAAGGTCCCGAGACACCACGTCGTGCTCGGGTCCGGCGTGATCCTCGCGGTCTCCTCGGGGATCGCCGCCACGGCGACGACGGTCCGGCACCTCATGGCCGGGGCGTTCCTCATGGGCATCGCCTCCGGGGTGTACTTCGTCTCGGCGAACCCGCTCCTGAGCGAACTATACCCGCAGCGCGTCGGCCGCGTCATGGGAATCCACGGGGGTGCCAGCCAGATCGCCGCGGTGGTCGCCGCGCCGTTCGTCGCGCTCACGCTCCTCGTCGACTGGCGGCTCTCGCTGTGGGCGATTGCCGCCGGCGCGGCGGCGGTGACGGCCTACACGTGGGTCGCCGCGCGGGGGACCGACATGCCGGACGCGGGGGAGGCCGATCGCGACTTCCTCGCCGGCGCGCTCTCGGAGTGGCGCATCATCGCGACGACGCTGGCGATCGTCGGCGCGGCGGTGTTCGTCTGGCAGGGCGTGTTCAACTTCTACGAACTGTACATGCAGTCGAAGGGGCTCTCCGACCGGGCGGCGGGAGCGATGCTCACGATCGTCTTCGCCGCCGGCGTCCCCGCGTTCTACTTCGGCGGCGACCTGGCCGACAGGCTCCCCCACGTCCCGTACCTGCTCGGGATCGTCGGCGCGTTCTCCGCCAGCCTGCTCGCGTTGACGATGGCGGAAGGGCTGCTTCCGCTGGTCGTGATCACCGCCGTCGTCGGCTTCGTCGTCCACGCGCTGTTCCCGGCGGTGGACACCTACCTCCTCGACACGCTCCCGGACTCGACGCGGGGTAGCGCCTACGCCGCGTTCAGTTCCACGTGGATGCTGACGCAGGCGCTCGGCTCGTACGCCCTGGGTCTGTTCGTCGAGCGCGGGTACTCCTACGACTCGGTGTTCGGCGGCGCGGCGCTCCTCCTCGGGGCCTCCATCGTCGTCCTCGTGTTCCTCGAGCGAACGGGTCGGCTGCCGAGTTGA
- a CDS encoding IMPACT family protein — protein MEPYRTVADRATAEFEVRGSRFLGHVAPVDAVPAAESFVEAVEAEFDDATHNVPAYRVPAGDRSRSPADVGARGGTGDAAEVMLREYASDDGEPTGSAGKPALNVLQQRDVERVVAVVTRYYGGTNLGVGGLARAYSRAVKEGLDAAGVVEEVPHERFSVTAEYDDSGTVRGVVESAGVEFDADYGAEVTFAVRVPVEEADDLRDRLRSATSGRVDVE, from the coding sequence ATGGAGCCGTACCGAACCGTCGCCGACCGCGCCACGGCCGAGTTCGAGGTGCGCGGCTCGCGGTTCCTCGGCCACGTCGCCCCCGTCGACGCCGTCCCGGCGGCGGAGTCGTTCGTCGAGGCGGTCGAGGCCGAGTTCGACGACGCGACCCACAACGTTCCGGCGTATCGGGTTCCCGCGGGAGATCGTTCGAGGTCGCCCGCCGATGTCGGTGCCCGGGGCGGCACCGGAGACGCCGCCGAGGTGATGCTCCGCGAGTACGCCAGCGACGACGGCGAGCCGACGGGTTCGGCGGGCAAGCCCGCGCTCAACGTCCTCCAGCAGCGGGACGTCGAGCGCGTCGTCGCGGTCGTGACGCGCTACTACGGCGGGACGAACCTCGGCGTCGGGGGGCTGGCCCGTGCCTACTCCCGGGCGGTGAAGGAGGGGCTAGACGCCGCCGGCGTCGTCGAGGAGGTTCCCCACGAGCGGTTCTCCGTCACCGCCGAGTACGACGACTCGGGCACGGTCCGGGGCGTCGTCGAGAGCGCGGGCGTGGAGTTCGACGCCGACTACGGAGCCGAGGTCACGTTCGCCGTGCGCGTGCCCGTCGAGGAGGCGGACGACCTCCGCGACCGTCTGCGGTCGGCCACCTCCGGCCGCGTCGACGTCGAGTGA
- a CDS encoding NAD(P)/FAD-dependent oxidoreductase: MSDPDSVAVVGGGIVGSAAAYHLAREGVGTTLFDRRDEGRATDAGAGIVAPATSSRTGSDPWFSFAVEAADHYPDLVAALEADGVADHGYASADLLSVAVDPDEVGAFETAKRRTERRAEEYGTPAPGTFEEIPIDRARELFPPLSGAERAMVYRDQARVDGRAFAAALREAGEEHGLAVERADVTGIETERVDADGATVSGVVVDGNDREFEAVVVAGGAWSGAFADALGVEIPVEPQRGQIVHLAVEADTEDWPIVSPFRHKYLVSWPNGRVAVGATREDDVGFAPRATLAGLHDVYGEALRVAEGLRDAEPVETRVGLRPVSRDGLPVLGRAPDVDGAYLATGHGPTGLTLGPYSGKVVADLVRGIEPETDRSAFDPTRFR, encoded by the coding sequence ATGAGCGATCCGGACTCCGTCGCCGTCGTCGGGGGCGGCATCGTCGGCTCGGCCGCCGCGTACCACCTCGCCCGCGAGGGCGTCGGGACGACGCTGTTCGACCGCCGCGATGAGGGGCGCGCGACCGACGCCGGCGCCGGCATCGTCGCCCCGGCGACGAGCAGCCGAACCGGCTCCGACCCGTGGTTCTCGTTCGCCGTCGAGGCGGCCGACCACTACCCCGACCTCGTCGCCGCCCTCGAGGCCGACGGCGTCGCCGACCACGGCTACGCGTCCGCCGACCTCCTGAGCGTCGCCGTCGACCCGGACGAAGTGGGGGCGTTCGAGACCGCGAAGCGACGGACCGAGCGGCGGGCCGAGGAGTACGGCACGCCCGCCCCCGGAACGTTCGAGGAGATACCGATCGATCGGGCCCGCGAGCTGTTCCCGCCGTTGAGCGGCGCCGAGCGCGCGATGGTGTACCGCGACCAGGCCCGCGTGGACGGGCGGGCGTTCGCCGCGGCGCTCCGGGAGGCCGGGGAGGAACACGGCCTCGCGGTCGAACGTGCGGACGTGACCGGGATCGAAACGGAACGCGTCGACGCCGATGGCGCGACCGTTTCGGGCGTCGTCGTCGACGGGAACGACCGCGAGTTCGAGGCGGTCGTCGTCGCGGGCGGCGCCTGGTCCGGCGCGTTCGCCGACGCGCTCGGGGTGGAGATTCCAGTCGAACCGCAGCGCGGCCAGATCGTCCATCTCGCGGTCGAGGCCGACACCGAGGACTGGCCCATCGTGAGCCCGTTCCGGCACAAGTATCTGGTGTCCTGGCCGAACGGCCGGGTCGCCGTCGGCGCGACCCGCGAGGACGACGTCGGGTTCGCCCCGCGCGCCACCCTCGCGGGCCTGCACGACGTGTACGGCGAGGCGCTCCGGGTCGCGGAGGGGCTTCGGGACGCAGAACCCGTCGAGACCAGGGTGGGGCTCCGTCCCGTGTCGCGTGACGGGTTGCCGGTTCTCGGCCGGGCGCCCGACGTCGACGGCGCGTACCTCGCGACCGGCCACGGGCCGACGGGGCTCACCCTCGGTCCGTACAGCGGGAAGGTCGTCGCCGACCTCGTTCGGGGGATCGAACCGGAAACCGACCGCTCCGCGTTCGATCCCACGAGATTCCGGTAA
- a CDS encoding amino acid-binding protein, protein MFDEIMGKFEGSPGQQAVIRLLLERGFSVNDEGRVVSGGIEIPDTGIAREAEVDRRVVDATTTAILEDEELRRIFRNITAIPSLMDLAPVLDLTVLTVEVGDPDASGIVADITAILADADISLRQVLSDDPEFADDAKLYVITDQEIPGDLLVEIRDLPYVRSVEF, encoded by the coding sequence ATGTTCGACGAGATCATGGGGAAGTTCGAGGGCTCGCCGGGCCAGCAGGCGGTCATCCGGCTGCTGCTCGAGCGGGGCTTCTCCGTGAACGACGAGGGGCGGGTCGTCTCCGGCGGCATCGAGATTCCGGACACCGGCATCGCCCGCGAGGCCGAGGTGGACCGCCGGGTGGTGGACGCGACGACGACCGCCATCCTCGAGGACGAGGAGCTGCGCCGCATCTTCCGCAACATCACCGCGATCCCGAGCCTGATGGACCTCGCGCCGGTGCTCGACCTGACGGTGCTGACCGTCGAGGTCGGGGATCCCGACGCCTCCGGCATCGTCGCCGACATCACCGCGATCCTCGCGGACGCGGACATTTCGCTCCGGCAGGTGCTCTCCGACGACCCGGAGTTCGCCGACGACGCGAAGCTGTACGTCATCACTGACCAGGAGATTCCGGGCGACCTGCTGGTGGAGATCCGGGACCTGCCGTACGTCCGGAGCGTGGAGTTCTGA